In Sporosarcina sp. PTS2304, a genomic segment contains:
- a CDS encoding DNA-dependent RNA polymerase subunit epsilon, whose amino-acid sequence MIFKVYYHENVHQVPVRENTLSLYVEAETEKAVRDQLHDRQIIIEYIQKLEGEHLEYEQASPHFQVEQV is encoded by the coding sequence ATGATTTTTAAAGTTTATTACCACGAAAATGTACACCAAGTACCAGTCCGCGAGAACACACTGAGCTTATATGTTGAAGCTGAAACAGAAAAGGCAGTTCGTGATCAGTTGCACGATCGCCAAATTATCATTGAATACATTCAGAAGCTGGAAGGCGAGCATTTAGAGTACGAGCAAGCTTCACCGCACTTCCAGGTAGAGCAGGTCTAA
- the def gene encoding peptide deformylase, protein MILMKDIIREGHPTLRAKAKEMSFPLSAEDRQLCDDLLEYIVNSQDDVLSEKYGLRSGIGLAAPQVNASKRVFVLHIPDEDKPLENFIAINPKIVSHSVEKTYISTGEGCLSVDREVPGYVPRYARITVKAYDKEGKEIKMRLKGLAAIAFQHELDHLNGIMFYDHIDENAPFKDIPGAQPLDRE, encoded by the coding sequence ATGATTTTAATGAAAGACATTATCCGCGAAGGTCATCCTACGTTACGGGCGAAAGCAAAAGAAATGAGTTTCCCACTAAGTGCGGAGGATCGCCAATTATGTGACGACTTACTGGAATATATAGTGAATAGTCAAGATGATGTGCTAAGTGAAAAATATGGTTTACGTTCTGGTATCGGATTAGCTGCACCACAAGTGAATGCTTCTAAAAGAGTCTTCGTTTTGCATATTCCAGATGAAGACAAACCTTTGGAAAATTTCATCGCAATTAACCCTAAAATCGTCAGCCATTCCGTAGAAAAAACCTATATATCTACAGGAGAAGGCTGTTTATCCGTTGATCGGGAAGTTCCAGGCTATGTACCGCGCTATGCGAGAATTACTGTGAAAGCGTATGATAAAGAAGGCAAGGAAATAAAAATGCGTTTAAAAGGATTAGCGGCGATCGCCTTCCAACATGAATTAGACCACTTAAACGGTATCATGTTTTATGACCACATCGATGAAAATGCTCCTTTCAAGGACATACCAGGAGCACAACCTTTAGATAGAGAGTAA